Proteins encoded in a region of the bacterium genome:
- a CDS encoding DUF1646 family protein, producing the protein KPFVNLYVSNLSPFVLYLLNISSSILDNATLAACEIGPHMSLFQIKASLLSLLISGGMLIPGNIPNIICAERLEIEMKEWAKIGIPICLIFLIIFFIFLSLRW; encoded by the coding sequence TTAAGCCATTTGTTAATCTTTATGTATCTAATCTTTCTCCCTTCGTCCTTTATCTTCTTAATATAAGCTCAAGCATCCTTGACAATGCAACCCTGGCAGCCTGTGAGATAGGGCCACATATGAGCCTTTTTCAGATTAAAGCTTCTTTATTAAGCCTCCTTATAAGTGGAGGGATGCTTATTCCAGGAAACATTCCCAATATTATCTGTGCCGAGAGGCTTGAGATAGAAATGAAGGAATGGGCAAAAATTGGCATTCCAATATGCCTTATATTTCTAATAATCTTCTTTATCTTTCTTTCCTTAAGGTGGTAA
- the rpsL gene encoding 30S ribosomal protein S12, which translates to MPTINQLVRLGRKKIEVKKKTRALKQCPQRKGVCVRVYTTTPKKPNSALRKVARVRLTSGYEVTSYIPGIGHNLQEHSVVLIHGGRVKDLPGVRYHTIRGIYDALGVANRKKARSKYGAKKPK; encoded by the coding sequence ATGCCAACAATAAATCAGTTAGTAAGGTTGGGAAGGAAAAAGATAGAGGTAAAGAAAAAGACCCGTGCCTTAAAACAATGCCCTCAGAGAAAGGGGGTTTGCGTGAGGGTTTATACCACAACACCAAAGAAGCCAAATTCTGCCTTAAGAAAGGTAGCAAGGGTTCGGCTTACCTCGGGCTATGAGGTTACCTCTTACATCCCTGGCATTGGCCATAACCTCCAGGAACACTCGGTTGTCCTTATCCATGGTGGAAGGGTAAAGGATCTTCCAGGGGTAAGGTATCATACCATAAGGGGTATCTATGATGCCCTAGGTGTTGCCAATCGAAAAAAGGCAAGGTCAAAATACGGAGCAAAGAAGCCAAAATGA